The Oligoflexia bacterium genome window below encodes:
- a CDS encoding c-type cytochrome domain-containing protein — protein sequence MKKLFFIIFPVTVAGCGPAYHDPDDAGALVEPNYKSVSTNIIQNKCVSCHNSVKKDNGIDLSSYEKIFAPEVFPPLIIPGNPEKSSLFKSVLSGKMPKDAQPLSQKQLKAIYDWIKNGAKKEEQPSKPNPPTTPEPDEPGTEEPGSGEPGNGFVKQAVITIKLYLRRYV from the coding sequence ATGAAAAAATTATTTTTTATAATTTTTCCTGTAACCGTGGCTGGCTGCGGTCCAGCTTACCACGATCCTGATGACGCTGGTGCCTTGGTTGAACCAAACTACAAATCCGTCTCGACAAATATAATTCAGAATAAATGTGTGAGTTGCCACAACTCCGTAAAGAAAGATAACGGGATAGATTTATCAAGTTATGAAAAAATATTTGCTCCAGAAGTTTTTCCACCACTAATCATTCCAGGAAATCCAGAAAAAAGTAGTTTATTTAAGAGTGTGTTAAGCGGAAAAATGCCAAAAGATGCCCAACCTCTGAGTCAAAAACAGTTAAAAGCAATTTACGATTGGATTAAAAATGGTGCAAAAAAGGAGGAGCAGCCTTCAAAACCAAATCCACCAACCACACCAGAACCTGATGAGCCAGGCACGGAAGAACCGGGGTCTGGTGAACCCGGAAATGGTTTCGTTAAACAAGCAGTAATAACAATTAAATTATACCTAAGGAGGTATGTATGA